CGGTGACGTTCGGCCTGGATTCGTAAATGATCCCTATCGGACCGATGGGAACCCTCACTCTCGCTATTCTGAGTCCGTCTTCTCTCACCCAAGAATCGATCACTTCTCCCACGGGATCTTTCAGTCCAATCACCGTCTCACACGCTTTTATCATCTCATCGATTCTTTTATCGTTCAGAGCGAGTCTGTCAACGAGAGACTCCTTCACACCCCGCTCGCGGGCCTTTTCCACGTCGATTCTGTTCGCTTCGAGGATTTCTTTTCTCCTCTCATCGAGTTTCTCGGCTATCTTCTTTATCGCTTTGTTCTTTTCCCTCGTCGTAGCGTTTCTCAGAACATCCCAAGCCTCTCGTACCTTCTTCGCCTTCTCGAGGAGTTCATCCACAATCCTCACCCCCTAAACCTTCGGGAAGGAACCGTGTTTTTTCAGATAGTTCACTATACCGTCTTCTTTCAGTATTTCGAGGAGAAACTTCGGAATTGGAGTGAATCTGTATTCTTTTCCCGTTGTGAGGTTCTTCAAAACACCGTTTTCGAGATCTATCTCAAGTTCGTCTCCCTGGTTGATCTCGTCGACTTCTTTGAGCTCTATGACTGGAAGGCCCACATTGATGGCGTTTCGGTAGAAGATCCTTGCGAAAGACTTCGCCACGATACAGGAAACACCAGCGATCTTTATGATGCGCGCAGCGTGTTCTCTGGAAGAACCAAGTCCGAAGTTCTTGCCAGCCACGATGATGTCACCTTTCTGCACCTTCTTCGCGAAATCCTCCATGGCATCTTCCAGGACGTGTTTTGCGAGCTCCTCGAGATTGTTCCTCAGATGAAAGTACCTTCCAGGCGCTATATGATCAGTCGATATATTGTCACCGAACTTCCAGACTCTTCCCCTTATCATGATTCACCCTCCTTCAAATGAACCTTCTTGGATCTGTGATGTATCCAGTTACCGCGGTGGCTGCCGCCGTTGCAGGAGAAGCGAGGTATATCTCCGCATTGGGATTCCCCATTCTTCCCTTGAAGTTTCTGTTCTGCGTGGAAAGTACCCTCTCTCCGTCTCCAAGAACACCCATGTGAATTCCAACACACGGGCCACAGCCAGGTGGTATAACTGCCGCTCCAAGTTCAACGAATTTCTTGATTATTCCCTTTTCAAGGGCGTCCATGTAGACCTTCCTTGAAGCAGGACCAACGATCAGCCTCACATCCGGATGCTTTCCGTGTTTCTCAAGAATCTTCAAAGCGATCTCAAGATCCTGGAGTCTTCCGTTCGTACAGGTTCCTATGAAAACTTGATCTATCTTTATCTTTTCCTTTTCAACCTCGCTCACCTTTCTCACGTTGTCCACATAGTGAGGCAAAGAGACGAGTGGTTCGAGTGTGGTGGCATCTATCTCTATCTCTGTCTCGTAAACCGCGTCTGGATCTGCTTTCAACTCTCTGAAGTCCTCCTCTCTTCCCATCTTTTTCAGGAACTCTCTGGTCTTCTCATCAGAGGGCATGAGACCCGCTTTCGCTCCCACTTCCACCGCCATGTTGGAGATGGTGAGTCTGTCCTCCACATTCATATTTTCGATACAGCTTCCGTGGAACTCCAACGCTTTGTAAGTTGCGCCGTCGCTTCCCAGAATTCTCGCGATCTCGAGAATGATGTCCTTCGCGTAAACTCCATCCTGTAGCTTCCCGTTCACCACAACTTTGATCGTCTCAGGTACTTTGAACCAGTTCTGTCCAAGCCCGAAGATGATCGCAACATCCGTGGAACCCATTCCTGTTCCGAAAGCACCGAGCCCACCGGCAGTGCAGGTGTGCGAATCCGCACCCGCTACCAGATCGCCGGGCTTCACGTATTTTTCCGCGAGGATTTGATGGGATATTCCGTCTCCCGCATCGAAAACCTTGACTCCCATCTCTTTTCCAAATTCTCTCATCATCTTCTGCGAGTTCGAAAGCTCTTTCCTCGGGCTCGGAGAAGCGTGATCGATGAAGAGGAAGGCCTTCGGGACCTTCACTTCTTTGAAACCGAGTTCTCTGAATTCGTTTATCATCAGAGGGCCTGTTCCATCCTGGGCCATGGCTATATCCACTCTCGCGAGTACGATTTCTCCGGCTTTCACGTCTCTTCCAACATGTTCAGAAAAGATCTTTTCTGCGAGTGTCTTACCCATTCTCATCCCTCCGCTCGATAGGAATGTATTCGACATCCATAGGACCCACGTACTCACTGGTTGGTCTGATCAGCTTGTTGTCACTCACGTATTCGATCACATGAGCGGTCCATCCGACAACACGCGCAGTTGCAAACAGGGCAGTGAACATG
Above is a genomic segment from Thermotoga sp. Mc24 containing:
- a CDS encoding 3-isopropylmalate dehydratase large subunit, coding for MGKTLAEKIFSEHVGRDVKAGEIVLARVDIAMAQDGTGPLMINEFRELGFKEVKVPKAFLFIDHASPSPRKELSNSQKMMREFGKEMGVKVFDAGDGISHQILAEKYVKPGDLVAGADSHTCTAGGLGAFGTGMGSTDVAIIFGLGQNWFKVPETIKVVVNGKLQDGVYAKDIILEIARILGSDGATYKALEFHGSCIENMNVEDRLTISNMAVEVGAKAGLMPSDEKTREFLKKMGREEDFRELKADPDAVYETEIEIDATTLEPLVSLPHYVDNVRKVSEVEKEKIKIDQVFIGTCTNGRLQDLEIALKILEKHGKHPDVRLIVGPASRKVYMDALEKGIIKKFVELGAAVIPPGCGPCVGIHMGVLGDGERVLSTQNRNFKGRMGNPNAEIYLASPATAAATAVTGYITDPRRFI
- a CDS encoding 3-isopropylmalate dehydratase small subunit encodes the protein MIRGRVWKFGDNISTDHIAPGRYFHLRNNLEELAKHVLEDAMEDFAKKVQKGDIIVAGKNFGLGSSREHAARIIKIAGVSCIVAKSFARIFYRNAINVGLPVIELKEVDEINQGDELEIDLENGVLKNLTTGKEYRFTPIPKFLLEILKEDGIVNYLKKHGSFPKV